The Carassius gibelio isolate Cgi1373 ecotype wild population from Czech Republic chromosome B22, carGib1.2-hapl.c, whole genome shotgun sequence genome window below encodes:
- the LOC127987568 gene encoding NLR family CARD domain-containing protein 3-like has product MSLSHKQSVRSGSHVSSSVSVKCDRSKDEGPFFSEETTSQTKRLQYETLDPDLQSHRNRKNFTDSLLQIFQDLESKIMKFLKKELDMFKKILQKEDKQYFVKDFNENRCSMKEAALDLTLYFLREMKQDEAADTLEDELVFIHQLKCSLKKKYQCVFEGIAKQGDSTLLKNIYTDLYITQGCSEQVNTEHEVRQIEVASRRHESQEIQVECKHLFEAPEQDKQIRSVLTKGVAGIGKSVSVQKFVLDWAEGKENQDISFIFPLPFREMNLKEQEKLSLMDLITQFFPETKGLNLTRRNQFKVLFILDGLDECRLPVNFKDNETWSDVSSPASLDVLLTNLIKGNLLPSALIWITSRPAAASKIPPDCIDRLTEIRGFNDAQKEEYFRKRFTDENQAKEIIDHVKQSKSLFIMCHIPVFCWISATVLQNILEEKINNVVKNNQADDVSKTLQESNTEDTPKTLTQMYTHFLRFQIQQSRRKYVGEHTPDVSWDKDAIFSLGKLAFDQLERNNVIFYDTDLEACGIDVYKASVYSGMCTQIFKEETGITLGTMYCFVHLSIQEFIAALYAHLFLDMKKKSIFVHESTKWKYKSEAMIDLLKTAVDKALESDNGHLDLFLRFLLGLSLQSNQRLLQGLLTLENRNEQSKEEIVWYIKQKLESNLSPERSINLFYCLNELNDQTLVKDIQTHLSKGSLSSADLSPAQWSALVFVLLTSEEDLEEFELQKFKKSDECLIRLSAVIKTCKRALLNDCGLTDKSCPALASVLGSDTNLKELNMNNNNLQDSGVKILCTGLKNKNCKLEILSLSYCSITEEQCLILTSALKSNPSHLRELDLSGNQIKNTGLNHLCDVLKDSCCKLERLSLCYCGITDVSSLTQSLTNTKALQFLKELDLRDNMIGDSKQKLIDVLRDSNCELRVDTDPSPEDPNRVKSPEADKCSIS; this is encoded by the exons atgagtctctcacacaaacagag tgtaagatcaggctcacatgtgtccagctctgtgtctgtgaagtgTGACCGGTCAAAGGATGAAGGACCATTCTtcagtgaagaaacaacatcACAAACCAAACG GCTTCAGTATGAAACATTAGATCCAGATTTACAGTCTCACAGGAACCGCAAGAATTTTACAGACAGTCTCCTGCAGATCTTCcag GATCTTGAGAGCAAAATAATGAAGTTTCTAAAGAAAGAACTGGAcatgtttaagaaaatattacaaaaagaggacaagcaatactttgtgaaggactttaatgagaacagatgcagtatgaaagaagcagctcttgatctcacgctctacttcctgagagagatgaagcaagatgaagctgctgatactCTAGAAG acgagctggtcttcattcatcagctaaagtgtagcctaaagaagaagtatcaatgtgtgtttgaaggaattgcaaagcaaggtgactctacacttctgaagaacatctacacagatctctatatcactcagggttgtagtgaacaggtcaatactgaacatgaggtgagacagattgaagttgcttccagacgtcatgaatcacaggagatacaggttgagtgcaaacatttgtttgaagcacctgaacaagacaagcagatcagaagtgtactgacaaaaggagttgctggcatcggaaaatcagtctctgtgcagaagtttgttctagattgggccgaaggaaaagaaaatcaagatatcagcttcatatttcctcttccatttagagagatgaacttaaaggagcaagaaaaactaagtttgatggaccttataactcagtttttcccagagacaaaaggactgaaccttacaagaagaaatcaattcaaagtcttgttcattcttgatggattggatgaatgtcgtcttcctgtaaactttaaggataatgagacgtggtctgatgtttcatcaccagcctctctggatgttctcctgacgaacctcatcaagggaaatctgcttccttctgctctcatctggatcaccagcagaccagcagctgccagtaagattcctcctgactgtatcgaccggctgacagagatacgaggattcaatgatgcacaaaaggaggagtacttcagaaaaagattcacggatgagaatcaggccaaagaaatcattgatcatgttaaacaatcaaagagtctctttatcatgtgccacatcccagtcttctgctggatttcagccactgttctccagaacattttagaggagaaaataaataatgttgtgaaaaacaatcaggctgatgatgtctccaaaacactgcaggagtcaaatactgaagacactcctaagactctgacacaaatgtacacacacttcctcagatttcagatccagcagagcagacgaaagtatgttggagaacatacaccagatgtttcctgggataaagatgccatcttttcactggggaaactggcatttgatcagctggaaagaaacaatgtgatcttctatgacaccgatctggaagcctgtggtattgacgtctataaggcatcagtgtactcaggcatgtgtacccagatctttaaggaggaaacagggatcactcttggtaccatgtactgcttcgttcacttgagcattcaagagtttattgcagccctttatgcacatctgtttctagaCATGAAGAAGAAAAGTATATTTGTTCATGAGTCtacaaaatggaaatataaaagtgaagccatgattgatttgctcaagactgcagtggacaaggcactagagagtgataatggacacctggatctttttcttcgcttcctccttggtttgtcactccagtccaatcagagactcttacagggtctGTTGACACTGGAAAATAGAAATGAGCAGAGCAAAGAGGAAATAGTTTGgtacatcaagcagaaattagagtctaatctgtctccagagagatccatcaatctgttctactgtctgaatgaactgaacgaccaaactctggtgaaagacattcagacccaccttagcaaaggaagtctctcatctgctgatctttcacctgcccagtggtctgctttggtctttgtgttgttgacatcagaggaggacctggaggagtttgagcttcagaaattcaagaaatcagacgagtgtctcattagattatcagcagtcatcaaaacctgcaaaagagctct gctaaatgattgtggcttaacagacaaaagctgtccagctctggcttcagttcttggatcagataccaatctgaaagagctgaacatgaacaataataatctgcaggattcaggagtcaAGATCCTCTGCACtggactgaaaaataaaaattgcaaattAGAGATACTGAG tctgagttattgcagtattacagaggaacagtgtctcatcctgacttcagctctgaaatcaaacccatcacacctgagagaactggacctgagtgggaatcaaataaaaaacacaggactgaatcacttatgtgacgtactgaaggattcatgctgtaaactggagagattgag tctttGTTACTGTggcattacagatgtttcttctttaactcagtctttgacaaacacaaaagctctgcagtttctaaaagagcttgatctgaGAGATAATATGATTGGagactcaaagcagaagctcattgatgtgctacgagactcaaactgtgaactgag